The Sus scrofa isolate TJ Tabasco breed Duroc unplaced genomic scaffold, Sscrofa11.1 Contig1471, whole genome shotgun sequence genome has a segment encoding these proteins:
- the LOC110258173 gene encoding olfactory receptor 4A47-like, protein MEPRKNETFFILLGLTQNPKEQKVLFVIFLLFYILTVVGNLLIVVTITVNKTLNSPMYFFLASLSSIDLIYSSSISPRLISDLFFGYNTISFESCMTQLFTGHLFGGSEISLLLVMSYDRYVAICKPLHYLVIMRQRVCVVLLVVSCIGGFLHSVIQLSTIYGLPFCGPNVIDHFMCDMFPLLKLVCTDTYVIGILVVANGGLMCIIFFLLLLMSYGVIFNSLKNLSQEGRWKALHTCGSHITVVVCFFVPCIFIYARPAKTFPIDKSLSVFYTTISPMLNPLIYSLRNSELTNAVKKLWRKSYHIK, encoded by the coding sequence ATGGAACCAAGGAAAAATGAGACTTTCTTTATCCTCCTGGGCCTCACACAGAATCCAAAGGAGCAGAAagtcctttttgttatattcttgcTCTTCTACATTTTGACTGTGGTGGGCAACCTGCTCATTGTTGTGACTATAACTGTCAATAAGACCCTGAACTCACCGATGTACTTCTTTCTTGCTAGTTTATCATCTATAGACCTAATTTATTCTTCTTCAATTTCCCCCAGATTGATTTCAGACTTGTTCTTCGGATACAATACCATATCCTTTGAATCTTGCATGACCCAGCTCTTTACTGGGCACCTTTTCGGTGGGTCAGAGATCTCTCTTCTGCTggtgatgtcctatgaccgctatgtggccatttgtAAGCCCTTGCATTATTTGGTTATCATGAGGCAAAGGGTATGTGTTGTGCTACTGGTGGTGTCCTGTATTGGAGGTTTTCTGCACTCAGTTATTCAACTGAGCACTATTTATGGGCTCCcattctgtggccccaatgtcatTGATCACTTTATGTGTGACATGTTCCCCTTGTTGAAACTCGTCTGCACTGACACCTATGTCATTGGCATCTTAGTGGTGGCCAATGGAGGACTgatgtgcattattttttttctgctcttactCATGTCTTATGGAGTCATCTTTAACTCTCTAAAGAACCTGAGTCAGGAAGGGAGGTGGAAAGCCCTCCACACCTGTGGTTCCCACATCACTGTTGTTGTCTGCTTCTTTGTTCCTTGTATTTTCATATATGCAAGACCTGCCAAGACCTTTCCCATTGACAAATCATTGAGCGTGTTTTATACAACCATAAGCCCCATGCTGAACCCATTAATTTATAGTCTAAGAAATTCTGAGTTGACTAATGCTGTGAAGAAGCTCTGGAGAAAATCATATCATATTAAGTAG